The Sphingobacterium lactis sequence TTGTTATTTTCATACATAGTAAATAAACTTAAAAGCACATAAATGGCAATTTTAGCATTTCAAAGACCGGATAAAGTTATCATGCAAAAATCTACTGATTTTGATGGTACCTTTGAATTTCGTCCATTAGAGCCAGGTTTTGGAGTTACTATTGGTAATGCTTTACGCCGTATTTTATTGTCCTCACTAGAAGGATATGCAATTACGTCGATAAGATTTTCAGGCGTTTCGCACGAATTCTCTACGATTAAAGGCGTAGTAGAAGACGTTACGGAGATCATCTTAAACTTAAAGCAAGTACGTTTTAAGAAATCAGGTGAACAAGGCGATAACGAGAAGATCTTTGTAGTTATCAATGGTCAAGATCAATTCACTGCTGGTGATATCACGAAGTTTTCCAACAATTTCACTGTATTGAATCCTGATTTGGTCATCTGTAACATGGATAGCTCAGTTACTGTTGAAGTTGAATTATCAGTTGCAAAAGGCCGTGGATACATTAATGCAGAAGAAAACAAAGTTGTTGATGGTCCTGTTGGTGTTATTGCGATTGACTCAATCTTTACGCCAATCAAGAATGTGAAATATACCATTGAGAACTACCGTGTAGAGCAAAAGACTGACTACGAGAAATTGTTGTTGGATATCTCTACAGATGGTTCTATTCATCCTGAAGACGCGCTTAAGGAAGCTGCTAAGATCTTGATCCAGCACTTCATGTTATTCTCTGATGAGAACATGTTGTTGGAATCACAGACCAAAGAGGAAACAAAGGTTGTTGACGAGGAAATCTTGCACATGCGTAAGATCTTGAAAACAGAATTAGTTGACTTGGATCTTTCAGTTCGTGCATTGAACTGCCTGAAAGCTGCTGACATCCGCACTTTGGCTGAATTGGTAACTTACGATGTAGCCGATATGTTGAAGTTCCGTAACTTCGGTAAGAAGTCCTTGAGCGAAATTCAAGAATTGGTGAAGTCTAAAGGTTTATCTTTCGGTATGAACCTGTCTAAGTACAAATTGGACGAAGAATAATACACAAATAAATAACAATAAGCGACCTGTTGCGTAATTCCTCTGAGAGTATATAAATTACTGTTTGTAGAAAAAGAACGGTACGCACAAAATCAAATTAAAAATGAGACACGGAAAAAAAGTTAATCACTTAGGCCGCACTGACAGTCACCGTAAGGCGATGTTAGCGAACATGGCGACTTCATTGATCGTTCACAAACGTATTACAACTACTTTGGCGAAAGCTAAAGCATTGCGTAAATATGTGGAGCCATTGATTACAAAATCTAAAAACGACACGACACATTCTCGTCGTACGGTATTCGCTTACTTAAAAGACAAAGATGCTGTTTCTATCTTGTTCCGCGAGATTTCTGAAAAAGTAGCTTCTCGTCCAGGTGGTTACACACGTATCATCAAATTGGAAAACCGTTTAGGTGATAACGCGGAGATGGCATTTATCGAACTTGTTGACTATAACGAAGTATACGGTAAAACAGTTAAAACTGAGAAGAAAACTACGCGCCGCCGCGGTTCTGGTGCTACGAAGAAAAAAGCAGCTTCCACGGAAGTAAAAGAAGAGAAAGCAAAAGCAACTGCAGCTGGAGATGATTTGACAATCGTTGAAGGTATCGGTCCTAAAATCGCAGAAGTATTAACTGCTGCTGGAATCGCTACTTACGCTGAATTGGCAAAAACAGATGCAGAAAAAGTTAAAGAAATTTTAACTGAAGCTGGTTCTAACTTTAACACAGCAGATCCTACAACTTGGGCTGAACAAGCACAACTTGCTGCTGATGGTAAATTTGAAGAATTAGAAAAACTTAAAGCTGAATTAGACGGCGGTAAAAAAGTTGATGAATAATCTTTCATAGAATCATATAAAAAAGTCCTCTTCACCAAGAGGACTTTTTTATTTTATATGCTTTTTTGGTAACCTCTCCCTTGAATTATTTGTACATTTGACGGACTAAACTTTACACATTTTTTAATTCTATTCATGGAACTTTTTAATGTATACCCCGTTACTCCCATCAACATCGTAAAAGCGCAAGGCTCTACCGTATGGGACGAACAGGGCAATGAATACCTGGACCTTTATGGAGGCCATGCCGTAATATCGATCGGACATACCCATCCACATTATATCAAACGCATAACCGAACAGCTGCACAACATCGGTTTTTACTCCAATTCCGTACTGATTCCCATCCAGCAACAGCTGGCCAAACAATTGGGTGAAGTATCCGGTAAGGAGGATTACTTTCTATTCCTGTGCAACTCAGGGGCAGAAGCGAACGAGAATGCGCTGAAATTAGCTTCTTTCCATACCGGTCGGAAGAAGATCATTGCGTTCACTAAGGCGTTCCATGGACGTACCTCCCTCGCGGTTGCCGCTACGGACAATCCAGCGATCGTCGCTCCTGTAAATGAAACGGAGAACGTTGTTTTCTTGCCTTTTAATGATGAAGAAGTCTTAACCCAAGCCTTCAAGGATTTTGGCGATGAGGTTGCTGCCGTTATTATTGAGGGGATCCAAGGTGTCGGTGGTATAAGGGAGGCATCCGTGCCGTTCCTGAAATTGATCCGTTCCTTGTGTGATCAATATGGTTCCGTATTCATTGCAGACTCCGTACAGTGTGGTTATGGCAGAACAGGTTCCTTCTATTCCCACGATTATGCCGGTGTTCAAGCAGATATCTATTCCATGGCGAAAGGTATGGGGAATGGTTTCCCGATCGGAGGAATCTCCATTGCTCCTAAATTTAAAGCCAGCTTTGGTCTATTGGGAACTACCTTTGGTGGTAATCATTTGGCATGTGCCGCCGCCGTAGCCGTTTTGGATGTGATGGCGCAGGACAACCTGATGGCCAATGCCCAAGAGGTCGGATCCTACTTGATCGAGGAGTTGAAGAAATTTGACGAGGTATTGGAAGTGCGCGGTCGTGGATTGATGATCGGGATTGAATTGCCTACAGAAATGGGGCATGTCAAAAAGGATCTCTTGTTGAAGAATCGCATTTTTACGGGCGAGGCTAAACCCAATGTTATCCGCCTTCTCCCGGCACTTAATATCACAAAAGCAAACGCAGACCAGTTTTTAACAGCTTTCGCTGAACGCTTGAAAGCATAAATTAATATATTCGATGAAGAAATTCT is a genomic window containing:
- a CDS encoding DNA-directed RNA polymerase subunit alpha, producing MAILAFQRPDKVIMQKSTDFDGTFEFRPLEPGFGVTIGNALRRILLSSLEGYAITSIRFSGVSHEFSTIKGVVEDVTEIILNLKQVRFKKSGEQGDNEKIFVVINGQDQFTAGDITKFSNNFTVLNPDLVICNMDSSVTVEVELSVAKGRGYINAEENKVVDGPVGVIAIDSIFTPIKNVKYTIENYRVEQKTDYEKLLLDISTDGSIHPEDALKEAAKILIQHFMLFSDENMLLESQTKEETKVVDEEILHMRKILKTELVDLDLSVRALNCLKAADIRTLAELVTYDVADMLKFRNFGKKSLSEIQELVKSKGLSFGMNLSKYKLDEE
- the rplQ gene encoding 50S ribosomal protein L17; protein product: MRHGKKVNHLGRTDSHRKAMLANMATSLIVHKRITTTLAKAKALRKYVEPLITKSKNDTTHSRRTVFAYLKDKDAVSILFREISEKVASRPGGYTRIIKLENRLGDNAEMAFIELVDYNEVYGKTVKTEKKTTRRRGSGATKKKAASTEVKEEKAKATAAGDDLTIVEGIGPKIAEVLTAAGIATYAELAKTDAEKVKEILTEAGSNFNTADPTTWAEQAQLAADGKFEELEKLKAELDGGKKVDE
- a CDS encoding aspartate aminotransferase family protein is translated as MELFNVYPVTPINIVKAQGSTVWDEQGNEYLDLYGGHAVISIGHTHPHYIKRITEQLHNIGFYSNSVLIPIQQQLAKQLGEVSGKEDYFLFLCNSGAEANENALKLASFHTGRKKIIAFTKAFHGRTSLAVAATDNPAIVAPVNETENVVFLPFNDEEVLTQAFKDFGDEVAAVIIEGIQGVGGIREASVPFLKLIRSLCDQYGSVFIADSVQCGYGRTGSFYSHDYAGVQADIYSMAKGMGNGFPIGGISIAPKFKASFGLLGTTFGGNHLACAAAVAVLDVMAQDNLMANAQEVGSYLIEELKKFDEVLEVRGRGLMIGIELPTEMGHVKKDLLLKNRIFTGEAKPNVIRLLPALNITKANADQFLTAFAERLKA